A stretch of the Uranotaenia lowii strain MFRU-FL chromosome 3, ASM2978415v1, whole genome shotgun sequence genome encodes the following:
- the LOC129751542 gene encoding protein tramtrack, alpha isoform-like isoform X2 gives MSSQRFCLRWNNHQTNMLSVFDQLLHAETFTDVTLAVEGQYLKAHKMVLSACSPYFQAIFVGHQEKDPIVILKDVPYKDMKCLLDFMYRGEVSVDQDRLAAFLRVAESLRIKGLTEVNDDKPPPAAVNAAGTNQNQSQQQQNQQLQQQLAAAASRNTQLTTTSTRGGEQQQGQSKQKSAAGQSMLLTNPVLGNALSQQRRKRVRPRKLSGSDTGDGEYDGYESDGPQDSPELVMDVKMGGSDDENVISRSEENDHEDSMDASGSPPMVNNNNNSVNNKSASSKAPASSSISATGATNNNNSHAMNNAKSSASSLRNENSMSALADKPEITVIPQPPKPLPPTPNANANEQQQPDQQQSISLMETTEEPITTPGNDSADDEDQADSDSDLEFIVPPKSVGSDDCTIVENRQPLEREKLNGYQQQHESITRGPDQQQQQLFLQQLQQQHLQNLHLQNRSLEKMRMTQSGGDNTSDASLVLGSDPEDQEMGSPQGGLQDSYDEMNGHNSSGYAHSRQAPKRRVRRKNISPDDQAEALTEMSVRGLNLFRYASVSDGVYQCMECAKENVQKTFKNKYSFQRHAFLYHEGAQRKVFPCPVCNKEFSRPDKMKNHLKTTHESYMGKSADMGYPMSYLVGAATGAQEVPVGQIPPPTHATAKIESVLNAIQLQQHLQMQKELHNQQQQQVNRFQQMISPKLVENGTPAIAVVSNAGSQ, from the exons ATGGTCCTATCGGCCTGCAGTCCGTACTTCCAGGCGATCTTCGTCGGGCACCAGGAAAAGGACCCGATCGTGATCCTCAAAGATGTACCCTACAAAGACATGAAATGTCTGCTGGACTTCATGTACCGGGGCGAGGTGTCCGTCGATCAGGACCGGCTGGCCGCGTTCCTGCGGGTGGCGGAAAGCCTCCGGATAAAGGGTCTCACCGAGGTGAACGACGACAAACCCCCGCCAGCGGCCGTCAATGCCGCCGgaacaaaccaaaaccaatCACAGCAGCAACAGAATCAACAGTTGCAGCAACAGTTAGCGGCGGCCGCCAGTCGGAACACCCAGCTGACGACGACGTCCACTAGGGGAGGGGAGCAACAGCAGGGCCAATCGAAGCAGAAATCCGCTGCCGGTCAGAGTATGCTGCTCACGAATCCGGTCTTGGGAAATGCCCTTTCGCAACAGAGAAGGAAGCGGGTTAGACCGCGAAAGCTGTCCGGAAGCGATACAGGAGATGGGGAATACGATGGGTATGAAAGTGATGGACCCCAGGATTCCCCGGAGCTGGTCATGGACGTCAAAATGGGTGGCTCGGACGATGAAAATGTTATCAGCCGTTCCGAGGAAAACGACCACGAGGACTCGATGGATGCCTCCGGTAGCCCCCCGATGgttaacaacaataacaacagcgTTAACAACAAATCAGCCAGCAGCAAAGCCCCCGCCTCTTCTTCGATCTCGGCCACCGGtgccaccaacaacaacaacagtcaCGCAATGAACAATGCCAAGAGTTCGGCCAGTAGTCTACGGAACGAAAACAGCATGTCAG CTCTCGCTGACAAGCCGGAAATCACCGTCATCCCTCAGCCACCGAAACCTCTACCACCGACACCGAACGCAAATGCTAACGAACAACAACAACCGGACCAGCAGCAGAGCATCTCCCTGATGGAAACTACCGAAGAACCTATCACTACTCCAGGAAACGATTCGGCAGACGACGAGGATCAAGCGGACAGCGATAGCGATCTTGAGTTCATTGTGCCACCGAAGAGCGTCGGATCCGACGATTGTACCATCGTTGAAAATCGGCAACCCTTGGAACGGGAGAAACTGAACGGCTATCAACAACAACACGAATCTATTACTCGAGGACCTgaccaacagcaacagcaactgTTTCTGCAACAGTTGCAGCAGCAACATCTGCAGAATCTACACCTACAAAATCGCTCTCTGGAGAAGATGAGAATGACTCAAAGCGGCGGAGACAACACAAGCGATGCTAGTTTGGTTCTTGGTAGCGATCCCGAGGATCAAGAGATGGGTTCACCTCAGGGTGGTTTGCAGGACTCGTACGACGAGATGAACGGTCACAACAGTAGTGGCTACGCGCATTCTCGGCAGGCTCCGAAGCGTCGTGTAAGAAGGAAGAACATTTCACCGGACGACCAGGCGGAAGCACTGACAGAAATGTCCGTCCGGGGACTGAATCTATTCCGCTACGCCAGTGTTAGCGACGGCGTCTATCAGTGTATGGAGTGTGCCAAGGAAAACGTTcaaaagacatttaaaaataagtataGCTTCCAACGGCACGCTTTCCTGTATCACGAGGGAGCTCAGCGTAAGGTTTTCCCGTGTCCGGTTTGTAACAAGGAATTCTCGCGGCCGGATAAGATGAAGAACCACCTCAAAACGACACACGAATCATACATGGGCAAGTCAGCCGACATGGGCTATCCAATGAGCTATCTGGTAGGAGCAGCAACCGGGGCTCAAGAAGTTCCAGTAGGCCAAATCCCACCACCAACTCATGCTACGGCCAAAATCGAATCGGTTCTCAATGCCATCCAGCTGCAGCAACATCTACAGATGCAGAAAGAACTGCacaaccaacagcagcagcaggtcAACCGATTCCAGCAAATGATCTCACCAAAACTAGTAGAAAACGGAACGCCGGCCATCGCAGTCGTTTCGAATGCAGGCTCTCAATAG
- the LOC129751542 gene encoding protein tramtrack, beta isoform-like isoform X1, with the protein MSSQRFCLRWNNHQTNMLSVFDQLLHAETFTDVTLAVEGQYLKAHKMVLSACSPYFQAIFVGHQEKDPIVILKDVPYKDMKCLLDFMYRGEVSVDQDRLAAFLRVAESLRIKGLTEVNDDKPPPAAVNAAGTNQNQSQQQQNQQLQQQLAAAASRNTQLTTTSTRGGEQQQGQSKQKSAAGQSMLLTNPVLGNALSQQRRKRVRPRKLSGSDTGDGEYDGYESDGPQDSPELVMDVKMGGSDDENVISRSEENDHEDSMDASGSPPMVNNNNNSVNNKSASSKAPASSSISATGATNNNNSHAMNNAKSSASSLRNENSMSDSKDSFNDEDAPMDDEDEENMNSDEERELNSSLMEPQLLLDEYDEPVEFKYDPKNSEGSGGVDSISNSSFPPPLHAKPGSQAATGRMPLINVVPTMSLLNTQLPKLAPLTASQAVAAAAASILTSKSLPKLQKRPRLMGNKLQNGITATQTILNNLNNNRQESLISTSGPTAMNSGASGLHISSVLSGLNSSDMFDMFSNSVLGSPNARSNSNSPSTKGSGAGGEGSRTHKYTVIDDTEGSVRDFCTKEGDHVYRCKVCSRVYTHISNFCRHYVTSHRRNVKVYPCPYCFKEFTRKDNMTAHVKIIHKQEFTQHSNTSEGTPMNVNTNSNSSTNGSTTPVPPATPVTPVSAGSGAFPCAAIINAVANAVGLQPKNPSASASLRVLFPPNSNGSPAPTSNSSSNTTTTTPTTAGTITIKKEFQEKPSSPSPPPPTSDGSPVSSSTPVTSPSSTTTSSSSGTTTASPVVSSVVSAPTATVGSQ; encoded by the exons ATGGTCCTATCGGCCTGCAGTCCGTACTTCCAGGCGATCTTCGTCGGGCACCAGGAAAAGGACCCGATCGTGATCCTCAAAGATGTACCCTACAAAGACATGAAATGTCTGCTGGACTTCATGTACCGGGGCGAGGTGTCCGTCGATCAGGACCGGCTGGCCGCGTTCCTGCGGGTGGCGGAAAGCCTCCGGATAAAGGGTCTCACCGAGGTGAACGACGACAAACCCCCGCCAGCGGCCGTCAATGCCGCCGgaacaaaccaaaaccaatCACAGCAGCAACAGAATCAACAGTTGCAGCAACAGTTAGCGGCGGCCGCCAGTCGGAACACCCAGCTGACGACGACGTCCACTAGGGGAGGGGAGCAACAGCAGGGCCAATCGAAGCAGAAATCCGCTGCCGGTCAGAGTATGCTGCTCACGAATCCGGTCTTGGGAAATGCCCTTTCGCAACAGAGAAGGAAGCGGGTTAGACCGCGAAAGCTGTCCGGAAGCGATACAGGAGATGGGGAATACGATGGGTATGAAAGTGATGGACCCCAGGATTCCCCGGAGCTGGTCATGGACGTCAAAATGGGTGGCTCGGACGATGAAAATGTTATCAGCCGTTCCGAGGAAAACGACCACGAGGACTCGATGGATGCCTCCGGTAGCCCCCCGATGgttaacaacaataacaacagcgTTAACAACAAATCAGCCAGCAGCAAAGCCCCCGCCTCTTCTTCGATCTCGGCCACCGGtgccaccaacaacaacaacagtcaCGCAATGAACAATGCCAAGAGTTCGGCCAGTAGTCTACGGAACGAAAACAGCATGTCAG ATTCCAAAGATTCATTCAACGACGAGGACGCCCCGATGGACGACGAGGACGAGGAAAATATGAACTCGGACGAGGAACGGGAACTGAATTCGAGCTTGATGGAACCGCAGCTACTGTTGGACGAGTACGACGAACCGGTGGAGTTCAAGTATGATCCGAAGAACAGTGAGGGTAGTGGTGGGGTAGATTCGATCAGCAATAGTAGCTTCCCGCCGCCACTGCATGCCAAGCCGGGAAGTCAGGCGGCGACCGGCCGGATGCCGTTGATAAATGTTGTGCCCACCATGTCCCTGTTGAACACCCAGTTGCCCAAGTTGGCACCGTTGACGGCGAGCCAGGCCGTTGCCGCAGCCGCAGCCAGTATTTTGACCTCAAAGTCTCTACCAAAGCTCCAGAAGCGACCACGATTGATGGGCAACAAGCTGCAGAATGGGATCACGGCGACGCAGACCATTTTGAACAACTTGAACAACAATCGGCAGGAAAGCTTGATCTCGACATCCGGCCCGACTGCTATGAACAGTGGTGCCTCGGGGTTGCACATCTCGAGTGTACTGTCTGGGCTGAACTCGTCCGATATGTTCGACATGTTTTCGAACAGTGTGCTCGGATCGCCCAACGCTCGATCGAACTCAAACTCACCCTCGACGAAGGGTTCCGGGGCCGGGGGCGAGGGCAGCCGGACGCACAAATACACTGTGATCGACGATACCGAGGGAAGTGTGCGGGATTTCTGTACCAAAGAGGGCGACCACGTGTATCGATGCAAGGTTTGCTCGAGAGTCTACACCCACATCAGCAACTTCTGCCGGCACTATGTGACATCACATCGGCGGAATGTTAAAGTCTACCCGTGTCCGTACTGCTTCAAGGAGTTCACTAGGAAAGATAATATGACCGCTCATGTGAAGATTATCCACAAGCAGGAATTCACACAGCATTCGAATACTAGCGAAGGAACTCCCATGAACGTGAACACCAACAGCAATAGTAGTACGAATGGGTCAACGACACCGGTTCCACCCGCTACTCCCGTTACGCCAGTGTCCGCCGGATCTGGAGCCTTTCCATGTGCAGCTATCATAAATGCCGTCGCAAATGCAGTCGGTCTGCAACCAAAGAATCCTAGCGCATCTGCCAGCCTCCGAGTTCTGTTCCCTCCGAACAGCAACGGCTCACCTGCCCCAACCTCCAACAGCAGTAGCAACACAACCACGACTACTCCGACAACCGCCGGAACCATTACCATAAAGAAAGAATTCCAAGAGAAGCCTAGTAGCCCCTCACCACCACCCCCCACTTCGGACGGATCTCCGGTTTCATCCAGCACCCCGGTCACTTCACCTAGCTCCACGACCactagcagcagcagcggcaCAACGACTGCTTCCCCGGTCGTATCCTCCGTCGTATCGGCACCGACGGCCACCGTCGGTAGTCAATGA